One segment of Anopheles stephensi strain Indian chromosome 3, UCI_ANSTEP_V1.0, whole genome shotgun sequence DNA contains the following:
- the LOC118509037 gene encoding ionotropic receptor 75a: MQASQYELFNASFHWLIIDKSYNSALDGSKAAAGDGVRFSTSTVKNGGAVLSAGKTVSSVQSSANDTVPADTGTIDRARTATVNERTNAKGDDTFELLATMNVSINAEITVARPTDTSYRGFTLYDLWNPGFISGGKLKIEPLGRYTAARGLLIPRRETTVVRRRNMDGLKLKIMTVVTQKPHRPFELYLTTPQNTHLDSVHRYNYGLMSMLKDFYNFTFVNRRTKSWGYLRNGKFDGMIGALSRREVDLGGSPMYFRQERHRVVSYTTRTFIERPCFIFRHPPRNDAVKNPFLLPFEIIVWYLMVACGAILVMVLCFSFFVQDAVIEGSFTCTSHTAPKTTPMTSDATRPLRSNNVAALANAPHSTILSKAGTGAASRSAGRNVSPETCLDGSLLSHRKLSPMRRTYYWHRAPPAGFRYTDDDDDDDDVPGRGDASDVEAGKRRSPGAAGSSRWRWKICHWLYPVDCRQLVRCCNGGDAAAGSTAHNCHNKTVPANISPTHRFHPGDGSDGAKCNYKAEKVSKSILLFLGGVCQQGLSEIPHLSSGRCTSFFILLFGYLMYQYYSASIVGTLLMEQPKSIKTLRNLIDSRLTLGIEDIPYSRDYFVRTTDADSLELHRTRIEYYEPKTERNESHFLSAADGLQLVREGGYAFHVAISAAYRIIRLTFSEREICELSEIDMFPVWSQWMVAIVQKNSPYRDVITYGLRRLNEAGLMQRQRHVWQEPKPKCVRQIAPTDLIVGLNAVVSAFVLLCGGIVLSVCVLFAEILCHRIERHRHGCRRRRLGRNRFVMMTKQHGLVTAAGRHGTELFYVE, translated from the exons ATGCAGGCCTCGCAATATGAACTCTTCAACGCATCATTCCATTGGCTGATAATTGATAAAAGTTACAATAGCGCCCTGGATGGCAGCAAGGCGGCCGCAGGCGATGGTGTCCGCTTTTCGACTAGTACGGTCAAGAACGGTGGTGCCGTGTTGTCTGCGGGCAAAACGGTTAGCTCAGTGCAATCCTCCGCCAACGATACCGTGCCGGCGGACACTGGTACGATCGACCGTGCCCGGACAGCTACCGTCAACGAGCGAACGAATGCCAAGGGCGATGATACCTTCGAACTGCTGGCAACAATGAACGTTAGCATCAATGCAGAAATAACCGTTGCACGCCCCACGGATACCTCCTATCGGGGATTCACACTCTATGATCTCTG GAATCCTGGCTTCATCAGTGGCGGTAAATTGAAAATAGAACCGCTGGGCAGATACACGGCCGCTCGGGGGCTGCTGATACCGCGGCGCGAAACGACCGTGGTCCGCCGACGGAACATGGACGGGCTGAAGCTGAAGATAATGACCGTGGTGACACAGAAACCGCACAGACCGTTCGAGCTGTACCTTACGACGCCACAGAACACCCATCTCGATTCCGTCCATCGCTACAACTACGGCCTGATGAGCATGCTGAAGGATTTCTACAACTTTAC CTTCGTCAACCGGCGTACCAAGAGCTGGGGATATTTGCGGAACGGCAAGTTTGACGGTATGATCGGTGCGCTGTCCCGCCGTGAGGTCGATCTCGGCGGTTCACCCATGTACTTTCGCCAGGAGCGTCATCGCGTCGTCAGCTACACTACCCGCACCTTCATCGAGCG GCCCTGCTTCATCTTTCGCCATCCGCCGCGGAACGATGCGGTAaagaatccgtttttgctgcCGTTCGAAATAATCGTTTGGTACTTGATGGTTGCCTGCGGTGCAATCTTGGTGATGGTTTTGTGCTTCAGCTTCTTCGTGCAGGATGCAG TGATTGAAGGAAGCTTCACGTGCACTTCCCATACGGCACCAAAGACAACGCCGATGACAAGTGATGCAACACGCCCGCTACGGAGCAATAATGTCGCTGCCTTAGCTAACGCCCCGCACAGCACAATATTGAGCAAAGCCGGGACCGGTGCAGCAAGCCGGTCTGCGGGAAGAAACGTGTCGCCGGAAACGTGCCTGGATGGATCGCTTTTAAGCCACCGTAAGCTGTCACCGATGCGACGTACCTACTATTGGCACCGAGCCCCCCCGGCAGGCTTCCGTTACactgacgacgatgatgatgacgatgatgtgCCAGGACGCGGAGATGCATCAGACGTGGAGGCGGGCAAACGTCG TTCGCCGGGTGCAGCCGGCTCATCTCGTTGGCGATGGAAAATATGCCACTGGCTATATCCGGTGGATTGTCGTCAGCTCGTTCGTTGTTGCAATGGCGgtgacgctgctgctggatcCACGGCACACAATTGCCATAACAAGACCGTCCCGGCAAACATATCGCCGACGCATCGATTCCATCCGGGAGACGGAAGCGACGGCGCCAAATGCAATTATAAAGCGGAAAAGGTATCGAAAAGCATTTTACTCTTTCTCGGAGGCGTGTGTCAACAAG GATTATCCGAGATACCGCACCTATCATCCGGCAGATGTACGTCATTTTTCATCCTTCTCTTCGGCTACCTCATGTACCAGTACTACTCGGCCAGCATCGTCGGCACGCTGCTAATGGAGCAGCCGAAGAGCATAAAAACGCTGCGGAATTTGATTGACAGCCGGCTAACGCTCGGGATCGAGGATATTCCCTATTCCAGAGATTACTTTGTG CGCACGACGGATGCCGATTCGCTGGAACTGCACCGGACCCGAATCGAGTACTACGAGCcgaaaacggaacggaacgaatcCCACTTTCTATCGGCGGCCGACGGGTTGCAGCTGGTCCGCGAGGGTGGTTACGCCTTTCACGTGGCCATTTCGGCCGCCTACCGCATCATCCGGTTGACGTTCAGCGAGCGGGAAATTTGCGAACTGAGTGAAATTGATATGTTCCCCGTCTGGTCGCAGTGGATGGTGGCGATCGTGCAGAAAAACTCACCGTATCGCGATGTCATAACGTACgg ATTACGCCGGTTGAATGAAGCGGGATTAATGCAGCGGCAGAGACACGTTTGGCaggaaccgaaaccgaaatgcGTTCGCCAGATTGCCCCGACCGATTTGATCGTCGGCTTGAACGCGGTAGTATCGGCGTTCGTGCTACTGTGCGGCGGCATTGTCCTGTCCGTTTGCGTGCTGTTCGCCGAAATCCTCTGCCATCGGATCGAACGTCATCGGCACGGATGTCGCCGGCGGCGGCTGGGACGGAATCGTTTTGTAATGATGACGAAGCAGCACGGCTTAGTGACAGCGGCTGGGAGGCATGGTACGGAATTGTTTTACGTTGAATGA
- the LOC118511882 gene encoding LITAF domain-containing protein-like, translating into MTKDGPPPYGFVAPPSAPPSYAQAVGGVPPSSPFTPQQPVLTSAQIVTTVVPIGPQSTHMVCPSCHSEVVTKTTTSPGMIAYVSGFLIALFGCWLGCCLIPCCIDECMDVHHTCPHCKAYLGRHRR; encoded by the exons ATGACTAAAGATGGACCACCACCGTACGGGTTCGTGGCGCCTCCAAGCGCGCCACCGAGCTATGCGCAGGCGGTGGGAGGTGTACCCCCGTCCAGCCCGTTCACGCCGCAGCAACCGGTACTGACCAGTGCACAGATTGTGACCACAGTCGTGCCGATCGGGCCACAGTCGACGCACATGGTATGTCCCAGTTGCCATTCGGAGGTCGTCACCAAGACGACCACGTCGCCGGGAATGATCGCTTACGTGTCCGGATTCCTGATCGCACTGTTCGG ATGCTGGCTAGGATGCTGCCTAATACCGTGCTGCATTGACGAATGTATGGATGTACATCACACATGTCCCCACTGTAAAGCGTATCTGGGACGGCACAGGAGATAA